From Plasmodium cynomolgi strain B DNA, chromosome 9, whole genome shotgun sequence:
gggagctGGCGGAACGCTGAGTCCACGGGTAAGGCCGCTCTACGGGGTAAACTCTAAAAGCGCAATTCGTGTGGTTAAATCAATGAGATTTGTggatatgcaaaaatgaacgaggaaacaacaaaaaaaagtcaattAGAAGTGGCGCTGTGACCTCGGCTGGGTCATTATACGttcatgcatacgtacataatacgtacatgcataagtaaataatacgtacatgcataagtaaataatacgtacatgcataagtaatacatacatgcattgGTACATACAGGTATACGTGCGTATAAATGACATGTaaattacatatacataGCAGCAtatatgcgtttttttttctttttgtttaataCTGACATTaggcttcccatttttacgtgtGCTTTAATTGGCCATTTTGACGGGAACGCTTTCGCGGGGTCGAATTTTTGGCCCTACATTTACTCGCATGTTAATGTTAGCTTGTAATTGTGCAGCTTCTTAAAAACGCTGCAACGCTTGGTGACTCGCAGAGgcggggaagaaaaatgaacacgtGGTGCTTTCGTTCGATTAGTTGCATGgtggcaaattttttaagctgtGCAGTTTTTATCGGCACGCTTTTCTCAAGTTGGAGGCCTACCCAGCATTACTCCTACTCGGCCTTTCTCCCACCCAGTGAGTGCCTgtcccaaaaaaggggagtaaaCGTCAATACGTCATATACAAATGCTTTTTCCAAGCAGGTAAAAAGTTAGCAGTACGTTGTTCATACAAATAGGGGTGGTTGTTCGAGCACCTCTTTTGGGAAGGATGTATAAAAGGATGATATGTGCCTTAATGGAGGAATGACGAGATGCATAATTTGACGCGAAAAGGGCACGCATCGTATTATTTTGAGGGAACAAAATAGGGGCTATTTTTGGAGACACAAacgttttccccctttgacGCAGTTGCGTTTTGGCTATTATTTTCTGCGTAATGTGAATCCCCCCTTGGAGAGAGATCCAAGGTggtccccccttttttttttttggttcttCGAGGGTTGATATTTCACTGTGGGGAGAGGTATCTGAAGGGACCCTCTGAAGCAGACTTAGGACAGTGCACATAACAATGCAGTACGGCAGGAAGGGGAAGTAAAACATTTGTGCAACGTGCGGGGCTCCCAAGAATGGGACAAAAACAGCCGTCTGCCCATTTTCacgtttttactttttgtgtaaaaaaagattaaaCTGTTAGCCTCCCTACCCAAGTGGTAGCCATTTTGGGGCCCTTCAGGGGGGAAACAACCCTTTTGCTGACATAACCCATTTGCTGACATAACCCATTTGCTGATAGAAGCCCTTTTGCTGACACAGTGTGCATCCCTAGAGTGCCCCCAGTTtgtccttaaaaaaatacatagatagagccccttttttgcagccATTGGAGGTTATAACCGTGTAGTACATTCgcttttatatacatgtacattttttccattcaacGACATTGCTGTGATTGACCTTTTATTGTGCAAGGAGCACACTGGGGGTGTGAAGTATCATCGAATGAGTTCGACCCGGTGAGGAGTGAACTCTTTCTTCAAATGCTGCAAAGCGGTTTCTCATTTTGGTTGTCCCTTTTACCAATCTGTTTTCTCCCCGTGTTGATGGGCATGTGTCGGTATAGGtgtgcggaaaaaaaaaaaaaaaaaggaaaggaaaggaaaggaaaggaaaggaaaggaaaggaaaagagaacaaaaaaaaacaaacaaaagaaaagagaacaaaaaaaaaccaaaccAAACCAAATGAACACCTGTTCCGCTTTCCCCCAAATTGCACGAATTGACCGGTGTGCCCCTTCGCCACGTGCGCCCGCAGTGGTATAACTTGTCATGACGAACGGGTGACGCCCTTGAGGAGGAAGGTGCTCTCCATGAGGATTCCCAATTAATGCGTATAAAAGGCGCTTCTCTTGTTGGTATTAACTTTTGGAAGCCGCTTCAGTCCGTGTCGTTTGTTTACGAGGGCGATATTCGGGGTGTTCCTCTCCGGTGCGTGTTTACGCGTCCCTGCGTTCCATCGCGAAgtttcttctcccccatgttttgcaataaaaaaagaatgttaCTGTTATTTGCGAGGTTGAAAGGGAATATTCCTCTCCTCTGTTCTCACTTTTGATGGGAACACGTAGCAGATTATCCATTTATGGGTGTAGCGATATGCCTCCATTTCGGTAGAGCCTTCTCCggaagcaaaatttttttttttagttaccAGCACTGGGGGGTGGCGTCACTCTAATGTGTGATCAGCGCTAACAAATTTGAGATCCCTTCTGTTTGCGCAGCGTTGGTAGGGTTTCGCACGGGTTAGGagcttcctcttcttttggTATACTCCGCTGTGTTCCCCCACACCCTCGATTGGAGGCCCTCCAAAgagagaggagaaaaaaaaaaagaagcaaataaaCGCATGAACGGTTGACCTGACGAAATGATCTTTTTGTAGGAcaagaaaattttggaagttttttttttccgtagggtgtatataattttggtTACCCGTGTGTGGAATGACAACATGTTATGaggaaaggggagaaaaaaaaaaaaaagaagaaagaataagaggaggaagaagaggaagaaggggaagaagaagaggaggacgaagCAGAAGAAAAGCAAGAAAGCAAAATAGCCAAAACGGGACGACAAAATGGTGAGGAAAAAGCAGCCGCGTTGGAAAAGAAGATGCGGAAATGTCCCACCGTGTTGCTCCTCTTTGTGGTTCTCCTACCAACAGTGAGTAAAGCAGTGAACGCAGAGAGGAGTGTCttggtgaagaagcacacCATACGGGGTTACAACGTGAaggtgaggaagaagaagcgctTTGAGGTAGTAGCGAATAGAGGGAAGCCCGAACTAGACCGGCTGGGGGATGCCCCCTTGTGTGGTGCTGCAGTAAATGGGGATGGCCTCACGAGAGCGTTGCGGAGTGGAAGGCCAAGGGGGGCACGTCAAAGCAGTTACCAGAAGTTAACGTTTGTGTTGCATAAATGTGCTTCctggaaggagaagcagaggaagaaggcaGCAACGAGGAGTAGTCCCCAAAGGAAAATACTTGGCAGAGAAAAACATCTCGAGAAGCTCGGGATGATAGACTTTAAAGGCACTCACCTTTGCTGTCAGAGGGAAAAACAGACAAGCAGTGCTATATGCGAAGAGGAGCCAACTCCACGGGATGCAGAAaattctctcctttttttttttaacaaaatgaaaagaagaataaaCAAGTATGCATACCAGGTGAACAAATTTCTAGAAGAAGACCACATGTTAAATTTCTTgtgaatatgtaaaaatattttgtgcaaaaaaaaattctcattttaacaatttttgtgATGATACACAGTGCAATTATTAGTATCATAATACCTCGTTGTGATAATTTAATATTCCAACATGTATCAAATAGGAGGTTTGACCATTTTGGAAGTCTTCTCCTAAATTGTATTCTGGTGAGAATTATTAACATGAGTTTGTGTGGACTGcgtaattatatttttatggttACCAGCTCGGATTCCCTaaaggaagtgaaaaaaattttattccaaATTTATATCCATAAGGATAATGAATATTATGATCAAATGGATCACAGTGAAATTGTAAACAAAATAACGTTGGAGGCACATGATTTTGCAAATATCATCCCGTATTATATAAATCCATTTatacgaaattttttttctataatttttaattttgcatatatgttttaCTTGAATTATAAATTGTCTAGAGTCATTATGAGttgctttttcatttcttccctcCTTACGATTATTTCTACCAAGTTGAAGAAGAGGAGAATTAAATCGATAAACAGGGAGAAGACGAGAAACACTAAAATATCGTTGGAGGCCCTGAACAATATAAATGTGATAAAACTGTTCAGTACTGAACTGTATGAGTGTAGCAAATATTCGCAATCGTTAAGTGACATTTTGTGTCTTCAAATTAAGAAGGAACGTTTTAACCTCGTCCACATGGTGGTGAGCAAACTATTTGTTTTGGTAACGTATGTACTCATTCTGGTTAAGGGGGGGAGTCTCTTAAGGGGCAACGAAATTGACAGGAACACCTTCAcgtcttttttcttttacataaataatatttactCGTACATAGATATCCTCGACTACTACATCGACATATGCGACATTGTGAATCAGTACCGCCACATCATCGGCCTGATCAAGGAGCGGGCGCAGGAGCGGGCGCAGGAGCAGAtgcgggggaagaagcagacgcAGAAGCAGCCTCAGACCCAGACGCAGACAGGGGGGGGGCACGTTTTGCCTTCTGAGAGTAGCCCCCCCGACTGCGATGAGAGAAGCTCCTCCGACTGCGATGAGAGTAGCTTCTCCAACTGCGACGAGAGCAGCCCCTCCGACCGCGACAGCTGTCCCCCCCCTAACAACGCAGCTGCGAAGCGAGTCGCTCTACAATTGGACACCACCGCGGAAAGAAGCGAATCCGACGTGGTGCTGCACTTCAAGAACGTCTTCTTCAAGtacaaaaatacaaacaaatacgttttgaaaaatcttaatttcaaaattttaaaaaacacaaataatATCATCGTGGGAAaaagtggaggaggaaaatcAACACTACTCAAGCTGAtgctaaatttttacaaatgctCTAAGGGGAAGGTGTATCTTTATAACAAGCCAATTAACCATTACAGGGGAAGAGAAATTATGGACACTGTTTCTTACGTCCAACAGGATTGGAAGCTACTTAAGGGGACGATAAAGGAAAATCTGACCTATGGAATCACAGATGATTGCACCAATTTTGACATGCTGGATTTGATTAATATTTCCAAGTGTTGTACTTGTCATGAGTACATAAGCAGACTGAGGAAGAGGTACGAAACGATTATTTCGAATAGGACTGAATTGCTAACCTCCTCTCAAAAGCAGAAAATTTGCATAGCTAGAGCGCTAGCTAGGAATCCCAAGGTACgtactaattttttatagcGCAGTTGGTAATAATGGAGGGGGTTATAAGCTTGCATTtggcttcccattttttttctttttttgtcatgcTGACCTCTtctcatttgtttttccctctACTGTGCAGATCCTCCTCTTGGATGAGTCCACCTCAGCCGTGGACAAGGACAACGAACGAGTCATTTTCCAAAACATAAGGCAGAACtcgctttttaaaaacctAACTATAATTCGCATAACGCATAAGAAGGCCAACTTAGACTTGGCAGACAATATTTTCGTTCTGAAGGGTAAGCCCCTCTgagcatcctttttttgtgccgtCATCATCTGTGCGTGTACCAGGAGTGACGCTTCGCGGTAGTAAAAAATACTCGCTGCGATATTCGTTTAACtagtgcgtttttttttttttacagaggGGTATATAAgcagacaaaaaaatgtttagcGTGTTGAACGGGGAAGTTTGCGAAGATGAGAAATGGCGCCACTGTCGGCGTGTGCATTGTCATTAGCGTTGGAAGTTCTCCTGGTTGGTACTTTGGCGGAAGGAAGTACTTGACAAAGGGGCGTCGAGCGGCATAGACGCGCGTGAAGGTGCGGAGACGGGGGGGGCTCATTGGGAAAGTCGCATGGCAGGTCGTTTGGCAGGTTGTTTGCCACGTCGTATGACAAATCGGTTGACTCGTCGTGTGACAAATCGGTTGACTCGTCGTATGACAAATGGCCCTACCCCTTCGGAAAACCTTCCGAcaccctttttcccttttttttagtcgtacactatttttttgcacagcCTGAAAATGAACAGGGTaggatgaaggaaaaaaaaaaaaaatatgaggtACCTCCTTTGGGGGCGTTATGACGTGGCCGTACTTTCCATGATGCTACTTTTGGAAGCGTTCCGCGCAACTctcttctcattttaaagGCCATTAGGGATTTATTTTTGGCACCGTTTGGCCCATTTTCGCTTCGTTTGGCCCATTTTCGCCTCGTTTGGCGCTTTGGGGCCCATTTTCGCTTCGTTTGGCGTCCACTCGGAGTGCCAATTGGCCCCGTTTGCTCACCTTAGGGTGCCGGGCAGTCCCTTCGCGTCCTCCAGCTCCTGCGATATGTGCGAGCAGAACATACTCAGGAATTGGGCATCCTTGTCGGTGAAGGAAACTTTATCCTTCGCGTTGAGCGCCACCACGACGGCGATGATGGATTCCTGACACGGGGGGATAAAGGAAACATGAATGAGGTGATGGTGCACCAGTGGGTATCACTCCCGTTGCATATATGTGCCCATGCACGTACAGactggggggaggggatgTTCTCCACTTACGTCAAGGCCAAAGACCGGGGCGGCAATCACTTGGTGGACTTCAATTCTCTTGCTGTTGATGTAGAAATCCtgatttttgagaaaatgcAGAGAATTTTCATTATTCCTACATCCTTGGGGTGCCTCCCCTGTGACGGATAGTTTTGTCCCTCCGTCTGCTCCCCCACTAGTATGCATATCTTCCCCAACTTCCTCCTTCTGCGTATGCGACTTATACGAATGAGCGAAGTTTTTCATGAGGCTCCCACTTTCGTAGTTAATAAGTTTCCCGCTTTTATATACATGACCAATGATGTCCTGATCAAGGGGTAACCTCACAATATCGGTATTGACCAGAGAGTAAAAATTACGAGCGGCTTGATCaacaacaaataaaaaagcataatTTGAATTTACAAAGTTTGGGAGTTGATTGGAAACCAAGTGGAAGAGATTCTTATCCACattgataattttattattttttttttttttttttgctcttttttttttcttccaatttgttACTATCGATAAATAGAAGAGGAATCATGCCTAGTAGGCATCCTATAGCTATCCCTATGGCACTTCCGATGTAGTAATAGCGTCTagttctgttcattttgagTTGTTTATTGGTTAAGTTTATCCTGGGGAAGCCTACGTAGACAATGATTTTTTCTATGTACCCTCCAATGAAGATACCCAAAACATCGCTCGTTAGATTACCCAAGCCTGCTGCAGCTAGGGTGCTGAATCCTAGAAAAACGCAGAAGGTAGAATCAAATAGGTCCCCTGCAATAATCATAAAGGAGTTATCAACAAAGCCGAAACAGATAAATGGGATGCACCCTGAGAGTGCTACTAAGATTAAGTCGTGCCTCTTTATATTCATTTCTCCCTTCTCGTgggatttttcttcaaacgGCTTTTCAGCATCTTTGCAGCTGTAGTagtctccctttttggtCACCAgtttgtcgttttttttgcttgagTTTGTGTGGCCCGCGTTGTTGTATGCACTGTAGGAGGGTGGGTTTCCCACTTGCTTATTTGGGCTTGCGCCATTTGGGTTTTCACCATTTGGATTTTCACCATTTAGATTTTCACCATTTGGGTTAATTTCGCAACTTGCTCCTTTTTCCTGCGCGTACGTGTCTTCTCCGTTTGGCTGACCACGTTCATGCGCCCTCGTCCTCTGTTGAAGGTAGAGAGGGGGGGTCCCACTGGAGGGGAATTTCCCCGGCTCGTTCGACGTTTCGACCTGTCTACTCCTTCTGGATTTTCTACCCATCAGATGGGCACTCCTCAGGTTGGCCCCCCTTCGATATTTGATTATCTTCGTGTGAAAGGAGCTAACGTTGGTGCGCCTTCCCCATAGGGTGCGCCTTCCCCATAGGGTGCGCCTTTCCCATTGGGTGTGCCTTTCCAATTGGGTGTGCCTGTCCCGGGTTATGTTGTTTCCAAAAAGGGCGTGTCGAGGagtctctccattttgattaatCAGTTGGTTCCCCTCTGCCCTGCAGCTCCTCTGTTGTGAAATTTCCCCCAGCTGCAGAACTGGATGtgaattcccctttttgtgattGTCCGCTATGCCATACTTAAAATAGTTGCGATgttccttccttttcttcctcttaaTTAAACGaatgttttgcttttttttaatggcGCTTCTTATCTGAGTTTGTAAGTGGTACTTGGgagtcaggtaaaaaaaatactttgcGAGAAATGAGTTTTTTCTATCCGTGGAGCGGAAGCTGTGCACATatttcacgtttttttttaatttgaaaaaattacttaaTTGAGTGAACTGCCGAAGCGCATGGTACTGATTGAAACACACGTTGCAGATTAAAGACTTTTTtaggaaattatttattgCTGAATTGTGTATAGCGACgaaatttctccttttctgttgTAAGAAAAAGGAGTTGCTATTCGATAGACGGGAGAAATG
This genomic window contains:
- a CDS encoding ABC transporter (putative), with the protein product MIHSAIISIIIPRCDNLIFQHVSNRRFDHFGSLLLNCILVRIINMSLCGLRNYIFMVTSSDSLKEVKKILFQIYIHKDNEYYDQMDHSEIVNKITLEAHDFANIIPYYINPFIRNFFSIIFNFAYMFYLNYKLSRVIMSCFFISSLLTIISTKLKKRRIKSINREKTRNTKISLEALNNINVIKLFSTELYECSKYSQSLSDILCLQIKKERFNLVHMVVSKLFVLVTYVLILVKGGSLLRGNEIDRNTFTSFFFYINNIYSYIDILDYYIDICDIVNQYRHIIGLIKERAQERAQEQMRGKKQTQKQPQTQTQTGGGHVLPSESSPPDCDERSSSDCDESSFSNCDESSPSDRDSCPPPNNAAAKRVALQLDTTAERSESDVVLHFKNVFFKYKNTNKYVLKNLNFKILKNTNNIIVGKSGGGKSTLLKLMLNFYKCSKGKVYLYNKPINHYRGREIMDTVSYVQQDWKLLKGTIKENLTYGITDDCTNFDMLDLINISKCCTCHEYISRLRKRYETIISNRTELLTSSQKQKICIARALARNPKILLLDESTSAVDKDNERVIFQNIRQNSLFKNLTIIRITHKKANLDLADNIFVLKGKPL
- a CDS encoding hypothetical protein (putative), producing MCVQHFSRLSNSNSFFLQQKRRNFVAIHNSAINNFLKKSLICNVCFNQYHALRQFTQLSNFFKLKKNVKYVHSFRSTDRKNSFLAKYFFYLTPKYHLQTQIRSAIKKKQNIRLIKRKKRKEHRNYFKYGIADNHKKGNSHPVLQLGEISQQRSCRAEGNQLINQNGETPRHALFGNNITRDRHTQLERHTQWERRTLWGRRTLWGRRTNVSSFHTKIIKYRRGANLRSAHLMGRKSRRSRQVETSNEPGKFPSSGTPPLYLQQRTRAHERGQPNGEDTYAQEKGASCEINPNGENLNGENPNGENPNGASPNKQVGNPPSYSAYNNAGHTNSSKKNDKLVTKKGDYYSCKDAEKPFEEKSHEKGEMNIKRHDLILVALSGCIPFICFGFVDNSFMIIAGDLFDSTFCVFLGFSTLAAAGLGNLTSDVLGIFIGGYIEKIIVYVGFPRINLTNKQLKMNRTRRYYYIGITNWKKKKRAKKKKKNNKIINVDKNLFHLVSNQLPNFVNSNYAFLFVVDQAARNFYSLVNTDIVRLPLDQDIIGHVYKSGKLINYESGSLMKNFAHSYKSHTQKEEVGEDMHTSGGADGGTKLSVTGEAPQGCRNNENSLHFLKNQDFYINSKRIE